A window of the Thermoleophilia bacterium SCSIO 60948 genome harbors these coding sequences:
- the recA gene encoding recombinase RecA, whose translation MTDKTSLRSADPKESKARESALQAALTQIDRQFGAGSVMKLGADATVEVEAIPTGALSLDLALGVGGVPRGRIVEIFGPESSGKTTLIYHIIAEAQARGGVCAFVDAEHAMDPAYARRIGVNTDELLVSQPDYGEQALEIVDVLVRSGAVDVVAVDSVAALTPRVELEGQMGDQQVGLQARLMSQALRKLAGNLNRAKTVCLFTNQIREKIGVSFGSPETQPGGRALKFYSSQRLDIRRIETLKNGTEAVGNRVRVKVVKNKVAAPFRQAEFDVEYGQGISTEGSLIDLGLEHDLIQKSGSFFSYGELRLGQGKNNSKQFLADNPELAAEIQAKILEALGLNPDGSKPEPVADAGPEDTAPVEPIAEAKAA comes from the coding sequence ATGACTGACAAGACCAGCCTGCGTTCCGCGGACCCGAAGGAGTCGAAGGCGCGCGAATCGGCCCTCCAGGCCGCGCTGACCCAGATCGACCGCCAGTTCGGCGCGGGTTCGGTGATGAAGCTGGGGGCCGACGCCACCGTCGAGGTCGAGGCGATCCCGACCGGCGCGCTCTCGCTCGACCTCGCGCTCGGCGTCGGCGGCGTGCCGCGTGGCCGGATCGTCGAGATCTTCGGCCCGGAGTCGTCGGGCAAGACGACGCTGATCTACCACATCATCGCCGAGGCTCAGGCTCGCGGAGGCGTCTGCGCGTTCGTCGACGCCGAGCACGCGATGGATCCCGCCTATGCGCGCCGGATCGGCGTCAACACGGACGAGCTGCTCGTCTCGCAGCCCGACTACGGCGAGCAGGCGCTCGAGATCGTCGATGTCCTCGTGCGCTCCGGCGCCGTCGACGTCGTCGCGGTCGACTCGGTCGCCGCGCTCACCCCGCGCGTCGAGCTCGAGGGCCAGATGGGCGACCAGCAGGTCGGCCTCCAGGCGCGGCTGATGAGCCAGGCGCTGCGCAAGCTCGCCGGCAACCTCAACCGGGCCAAGACCGTCTGCCTGTTCACGAACCAGATCCGCGAGAAGATCGGCGTCAGCTTCGGCAGCCCCGAGACCCAGCCGGGCGGTCGCGCGCTCAAGTTCTATTCGTCGCAGCGGCTCGACATCCGCCGCATCGAGACGCTGAAGAACGGGACTGAGGCGGTCGGCAACCGGGTCCGCGTCAAGGTCGTCAAGAACAAGGTCGCGGCGCCGTTCCGCCAGGCCGAGTTCGACGTCGAGTACGGCCAGGGCATCTCGACCGAGGGCTCGCTGATCGACCTCGGACTCGAGCACGACCTGATCCAGAAGTCGGGTTCGTTCTTCTCCTACGGCGAGCTGCGGCTCGGCCAGGGCAAGAACAACAGCAAGCAGTTCCTCGCCGACAACCCGGAGCTCGCGGCCGAGATCCAGGCGAAGATCCTCGAGGCGCTGGGTCTCAACCCCGACGGCAGCAAGCCCGAGCCCGTCGCCGATGCCGGTCCCGAGGACACCGCGCCCGTCGAGCCGATCGCCGAGGCCAAGGCGGCGTAG
- a CDS encoding RecX family transcriptional regulator: MSLIGRRERTERQVRDHLASRGFDEAALEDAVARLIEIGALDDARYARLFAEDKRELEGWGPERIVATLVDHGVARSVIDRSVELEDREDQLERAAGLLASRGDLDTDAGRRRALSFLARRGFEAELCYDAIRRAA; encoded by the coding sequence GTGAGCCTGATCGGGCGCCGTGAGCGCACCGAGCGCCAGGTTCGCGACCACCTCGCCTCGCGCGGCTTCGATGAGGCCGCGCTCGAGGACGCGGTCGCGCGCCTGATCGAGATCGGTGCGCTCGACGACGCCCGTTATGCGCGGCTGTTCGCCGAGGACAAGCGCGAGCTCGAGGGTTGGGGGCCGGAGCGGATCGTCGCGACGCTGGTCGACCACGGCGTCGCTCGGAGCGTCATCGACCGGTCGGTCGAGCTGGAGGATCGCGAGGACCAGCTCGAGCGCGCCGCGGGGCTGCTCGCCTCACGTGGCGACCTCGATACGGACGCCGGGCGCCGACGCGCGCTGTCGTTCCTCGCCCGGCGCGGTTTCGAGGCCGAGCTCTGCTACGACGCGATCCGGCGGGCGGCCTGA
- the rny gene encoding ribonuclease Y: MRATIEAERRTLDDARDELRARREEITRIEERTLAEARSAELTRADLERRSQALTDRERNLETQAEELKQAKRKQRRELEKLSSLSASEAKQMLLADVEHEARHLAGLRVLEVEAEAKRDAERRARSILAVATQRLASSHAGETTTRLVELPSDEMKGRVIGRDGRNIRALEKLTGVDIIVDETPSAITLSSFDGVRREIARITLERLIADGRIHPVQIEETYAKASKEVAESIAREGERAALEAGVEGLHPDLLETLGRLRYRTSYGQNVLDHLVECAHLAAMIAAELGASVQTARRGALLHDIGKAVSHESGGGHAEIGARLARRRGESEAIVHAIEAHHNETDPRTVEAVIVQAADAVSGARPGARGDALEQYVARLRDLEEIAERHYGVERVYAMRAGREVRVIVDPGKVSDEEAALISKEVASAIEGEVEFPGQIRITVVRETRSTSVAG, from the coding sequence ATGCGAGCGACGATCGAGGCCGAGCGGCGGACCCTCGATGATGCGCGCGACGAGCTGCGCGCTCGCCGCGAGGAGATCACGCGGATCGAGGAGCGCACGCTGGCCGAGGCTCGTTCGGCGGAGCTCACCCGTGCCGACCTCGAGCGTCGCTCGCAGGCGCTCACCGACCGCGAGCGCAATCTCGAGACGCAGGCGGAAGAGCTCAAGCAGGCGAAGCGAAAGCAGCGGCGCGAGCTCGAGAAGCTCTCGTCGCTGTCCGCCTCGGAGGCCAAGCAGATGCTGCTCGCCGACGTCGAGCACGAGGCGCGCCACCTCGCCGGGCTGCGCGTCCTCGAGGTCGAGGCGGAGGCGAAGCGAGACGCGGAGCGCCGTGCGCGAAGCATCCTCGCCGTCGCGACGCAGCGATTGGCCTCGAGCCATGCCGGCGAGACGACCACTCGCCTCGTCGAGCTCCCCTCCGACGAGATGAAGGGCCGCGTCATCGGTCGCGACGGGCGCAACATCCGTGCGCTCGAGAAGCTGACCGGTGTCGACATCATCGTCGACGAGACCCCGTCGGCGATCACCCTGTCGAGCTTCGACGGCGTGCGTCGCGAGATCGCGCGGATCACCCTCGAGCGCCTGATCGCGGACGGCCGGATCCATCCCGTCCAGATCGAGGAGACCTACGCGAAGGCCAGCAAGGAGGTCGCCGAGAGCATCGCGCGTGAGGGCGAGCGAGCCGCGCTCGAGGCGGGCGTCGAGGGTCTGCACCCGGATCTCCTCGAGACGCTCGGGCGGCTTCGCTACCGCACGAGCTACGGCCAGAACGTCCTCGACCACCTCGTCGAGTGCGCCCACCTCGCGGCGATGATCGCCGCCGAGCTCGGCGCGTCGGTCCAGACGGCCCGGCGCGGCGCGCTCCTGCACGACATCGGCAAGGCCGTCAGCCACGAGTCCGGCGGCGGGCACGCGGAGATCGGCGCCCGGCTGGCGCGGCGGCGCGGTGAGTCGGAGGCGATCGTCCACGCGATCGAGGCCCACCACAACGAGACCGACCCGAGGACCGTCGAGGCGGTCATCGTCCAGGCCGCAGACGCCGTCTCGGGGGCGCGGCCCGGCGCCCGCGGCGACGCCCTCGAGCAGTACGTCGCACGGCTCCGTGACCTCGAGGAGATCGCGGAGCGCCACTACGGCGTCGAGCGCGTCTACGCGATGCGGGCGGGTCGCGAGGTCCGGGTGATCGTCGATCCGGGCAAGGTCAGCGACGAGGAGGCGGCCCTGATCTCCAAGGAGGTCGCGAGCGCGATCGAGGGCGAGGTCGAGTTCCCGGGCCAGATCCGGATCACGGTGGTCCGCGAGACGCGGTCGACGAGCGTGGCCGGCTGA
- a CDS encoding cytochrome c: MPTTSTNDVLGLVPLAATGGLATVFYILGGVLVAAALITSFIGLRSERFPGSKRGVGLMLGTVAVVVVATGFIAIQVGAEELEKKEAEFAELEAERTAEGEPDVPDTGDEDELPGEPSSTIDEQTLEDGRTLFADAGCANCHALSDAGASAAVGPSLDSALQGEDEEFVRVSIVDPNAQVEQGYEPGVMPEDYEQQLSPEDLDTLVAYLTEVGGADGSGAKGDSGEVEGG; this comes from the coding sequence ATGCCTACGACCTCGACCAACGACGTCCTCGGCCTCGTCCCGCTCGCGGCGACGGGTGGCCTGGCGACCGTCTTCTACATCCTCGGCGGCGTCCTCGTCGCCGCCGCTCTCATCACCTCGTTCATCGGTCTGCGCTCCGAGCGTTTCCCCGGTTCCAAGCGCGGGGTCGGGCTGATGCTCGGGACCGTGGCGGTCGTCGTCGTGGCGACTGGTTTCATCGCGATCCAGGTCGGAGCCGAGGAGCTCGAGAAGAAGGAGGCCGAGTTCGCCGAGCTCGAGGCCGAGCGGACCGCCGAGGGCGAGCCCGACGTCCCCGATACGGGCGACGAGGACGAGCTTCCGGGCGAGCCCTCGAGCACGATCGACGAGCAGACCCTCGAGGATGGCCGCACGCTGTTCGCCGACGCCGGCTGCGCGAACTGCCACGCTCTCTCCGATGCCGGCGCGAGCGCCGCGGTCGGGCCGTCGCTCGATAGCGCCCTCCAGGGCGAGGACGAGGAGTTCGTCCGCGTCTCGATCGTCGATCCCAACGCCCAGGTCGAACAGGGCTACGAGCCCGGCGTCATGCCCGAGGATTACGAGCAGCAGCTCTCGCCCGAGGACCTCGACACGCTCGTCGCCTACCTGACCGAGGTCGGCGGCGCCGACGGGTCCGGGGCCAAGGGCGACAGCGGCGAGGTCGAGGGCGGCTGA